Part of the Leptospira sp. GIMC2001 genome, CGCTTATAGTCTGGGCAATTTCTGAGGGAAGAAAATGTGCAACCCAAGTTCACAAGTTTCTAACAGCAGAAGTAGAAGCATAATCGCTCCTCTGTAAAACATGGACAAGGCATTCGTCTTGTCCAAACCAACGGATTTCGATCGGTTTAAAACCTAGTCTCTGGTAAAATTTATGTGCGCGAGTATTAGACAATAATGGATCAATCCAAATTTCTGTAACATGCAAATCTTCAAAACATAAATCTATAGCTAGCCGCATCATCTCAGATCCAAAGCCTTGGTCTAAAAAATCCTTCTCCCCAATCCAAATATCGATAGCTCTTAAGTTAGGTGAGCAATCACCCCAATAATGAGAATCTTCTAAGTGTGGATCTATGATGTGGACAAATCCAATTGGTTTTCCATCCAATTCAGCTATCAGTTGCTGTCTCCATTCTGGGTCTTGAAGAAGCTCTTCTTCCCAATTCCAATCATCGTTTGGATCCGATTCAATGACATGCTCCTCGTTGTCCCATTTATTTAATAAATCAAGATCTTCAATTGTTGCGGTTCTTAAGATAATTTGATTGTTTTCCAAAAGAATTACCACCCAAAAAATTATTTTTGCCTTCTGCAAATTATAATATAAAGATATAACTGGGCTTTCGTTTCTATTTTGAAGTCTTTTTCTTGGAATCTGAAGTCTTGATAGATCGTTTGCTTGAACCAGATAATTTAGATGATATTTTAGAAGGCGTACAATCGGCACAAGCAGATTGGAAAAGATTGAGAGAAAATGGTGCGTGATTGATTGTATTTGCGAGTCCGATCTTTCCAGATCCATCTTCTAAACTATTCGCATTGCGCTTGCCAAATTTTATCTTGTAGATTTGAGAGAAATGGTTCCATAAAGATAAAATTGTTGAGCCAAACAAAAGATAAAGAACGATAATAACAATCCCATATACAATATAGTTTTGTAAAACTGGACTCATAGAAACAATCTGCAAACTGAGATGTCTTGTGTCAAATCGGAAATTGAAGTCTAGCAAATCTAGCCAACTAGCTTCCTTCCTTCAATTCATTCTCAATTTCATAATTTTCCATTCGAAATCAAATTCGTACGGAAAGCAATCAACATTTCAATTCGTTTGAGTCATAATGGAGAACGGAATTACTCTCCATTATGTATATAAAGCTAACCGAATAATTTAAATTATGCGGTAAGTTCCTCAAGTAATTTCGCTGATCGTTTCGTAAATTCCCCTAATTCCTTTTCTCCGAGTACTTTCGAAGAGATCAGAGCTAAGTCATAAATTTGTGCTGCAAGCAATTCTCCTTTACTTGCATTCACTGACTCAAAGGCTTTCAAGGCGTTCTTCACTAAACCCGATGAAGCATTGATCATCAATGTATGATTTTTCAAAAGTGTTCCGGCCATTTCCGAATTCATCATAGTATTCATCTCAGACATTCTACGAATGTATTCCGGCAAAAGAATTACCGCTGGAACATCTGCACTCTTGAGAGAACTGACTTTGATCTCTAAGCCTTCTCTTCCTAATGCCTTTTGGAAAAATTCCTGGATTCTGTCATTCTCTGTCTTATTGTTCTGATCTACAACCCCTGCACTTGCGTCTTTGTCAACAACTTGATCAGCTAACTCGGAATCAACTCTCTGAAATTTCCAATCAGGATTCTTGCCTTCCAAATGTTGAAGAAAATGTGAATCAATTCTTGAATCTACTAATACAGCCTCCAAGCCTTGTGACCTGAGTAGATCCATATAAACTGACGTTTTCTCTGTTTCATTGGCATAGAAAATTTTATTATTATTTTTTTCCTTATTTTTATCCCAATATTCTTGCAAAGTAGTGAATTTATCTTCAGATGTTTTGAAAAGAAGTGCGTCTTTAACGGACTCATAGAATTTTTCTTCCATCATCATTCCATACTTAACAAATATCGAAATATCATGCCAATTCTTCTCATAAGTTTCACGATCTTTCTTGAAATCTTCTGTAAGTTTATCTGCAATTTTTTTGATGATATGAGCAGAAATTTTCTTAACGAGAGGTTCAGATTGTAAGTAAGATCTCGAAACATTTAAGGGAAGGTCAGGTATATCGATGGTTCCCTTCAGAATGGTAAGAAATTGCGGGATTAACTCATTTGCTTCATCAGAGACGAAGACATGATTGCAATACAATTTGACTCCATTCTTGGCCGCTTCCAATTCATGTGTGAGTTTTGGAAAATAAAGAATTCCTTGTAGTCTAAATGGATAATCCACATTCAAATGAATATGGAACAATGGCTCAGCTTGGAAAGGAAATAAATAATTATAGAATTCTTTATAATCTTCTGGTTTAACAGAAGAAGGTGATTCTGACCATAAAGGGCGCATTTTGTTTGCCTGTTCGTCGCTGACTGATATTGGGACAGGAAGGAAATCGCAGTATTTCTTGATTAATTCTTTGAGTTTGTATGCATCCAAGTATTCTCCCGAATCTGAATCCAGATGCAAAATGATCTTCGTGCCTCGATCTTGTTTGTCGTTAGTTGAAATTTTGAAGTCTGTTCCTGTCTCAGATTCCCAAGCAACTCCAACGGATCCTTTCTTATAAGATTTGGTCTGAATCTCAACTTTCTTCGAAACCATGAAGGAAGAATAGAAACCTAAACCAAAATGACCAATAATCTCGGCTTTATTTTCTTCAGTTGAATATTTTTTTGCAAACTCAGTTGCGCCAGAAAAAGCGATCTGATTGATATATTTCTTAACTTCTTCATCCGTCATCCCTATCCCATTATCTTCAATGGTAAGTGTTCTTGCTGTCTGATCAAAGCTAAGATTCACCTTGTAGTCGGTGCCTCCTTCGAATTCTTCGGATAGCGCGACCTTTTTTAATTTTGCTATCGCATCACAAGCATTAGATATTAATTCTCTGAGAAAAATATCTTTCTCAGAATACAACCACTTCTTAATTATTGGAAAAATATTCTCTGTTTCTACTGATATTTTACCTGTTTCAACTTGACTCATTTTTTAACTCCTACATTAAAATATTCATTTAAAATTTCTTTCTCTCTTCCATCTACTATCGATAAGATTTCGGTGAATTTTTGGTCAATATATTTATCACGCAAGCTTCGCAAAAATTTTGCCTGTTCACCATCATATCCGTTTTGCATAAGAGCTTTTTCAAGCAATAATCCTGACTTCATACCAGCGATTTTTTGAACCTGGCTTAGTGCTTCACTGACGTTGTTAGCTTTCGGAAGCAAGAAAAATCGATAGATTGTCCAAGCTATAAAACCGAATACACTCAAGAATCCGATTGTATAGAATTCCCAGCCAATCTGCATCTCCTTCGTAAAGTCAGATGAAGAATCCTCATTTGAAGATTTTTGAATACTATTTGCGTCTATAACCAATTTTGGAAACTGAATGTTTGTGGTAACGTATTTTCCAAGTTTTGGATTGAAAAAAGAAAATTCTATCTTATATGGACTGTTGCTTTTCTCGAGAAAAACTCCATATAAAAAAGAGACCTCACACCTAAATCCATACACCCCTGGTTGAATCTCTGTGAATTTCTGATTCTTGTTCGTAGATAAATTTACAATTCTTCCCGGAAAATTCTTTGGAATATTCGTAATCAGCGGATCTTTAATATTATTACAAAGTCCTAATCCCGAAATTTTAATTTCATAATTCCATGGCTCTCCACGCTTGACTTGTTCTCCGTTATAAACTGCAATCATATCCATCTCTCCGACTTCACCTGAAAACGACTTCGGCGCCCCAGGTGGCAGACCATTGACTTCAATTGATTTCGGCTCAGAATGGATAGTATGGGTTAAATAATGCATTCGATTCGAATTCGTATAATCAAACTTAGTTGATCCGATTTCGAACTTTCCATCTTTTAAAGGAGTGAGCGCATAAATTTCCCGATTGTATGGAATTGCATTGTATAAAGTTTGCTTGCCAAGCGAGTCAATTGGTATTTCCTCAGGGTAGCTAATTTTAACTCCCGTTAGCAACTCACTTGTAAAGAATGGAAATCGTATGGACTCATTAGGATTCCTTTCAAAATGTGGCTTTCGAGAATTTCGATAATAAAAGACAAAATAGCCGATGATAGGTTCGCCTACGTAAATTTTACTTTTGCTTGTTTGAAATTTCAACTTTGCGTCCATTTCACTCATTTGAGTTTCAATGTCTTCGTGAAAAAAATTTCCAAACATTCCGTAAGGAGATCGATTTTGATGATTGTTTTGATATACTTCATTGGAAACTTCGAAATAAGTTTCGGATATCGTGTATTTTGATCCATCAACTAATACAGAGATTGGTGGCACTCTAAACTTACCAGGTTTGTTATGCATTAAATTGAATCGTAATATCGTGTAACTGGTCGTTTTAAGATTGATGATTTTTGTTTCCGACACAATCCCAGAATAGACTGCGGTTATAGAGCCTTCTGTAAATGATTTGGAAACGGGTTTTAAATTTTTGGATCCTTGTGCGACAAATTCAATGGTTAAAGGTTCGCCTTTTGCCACTTTCTGAGCAGATAAACGAAATTCGAAGTCATTGGCACCAACCCCAATCGGAAAAAATACAAAGCAAAC contains:
- a CDS encoding GNAT family N-acetyltransferase translates to MENNQIILRTATIEDLDLLNKWDNEEHVIESDPNDDWNWEEELLQDPEWRQQLIAELDGKPIGFVHIIDPHLEDSHYWGDCSPNLRAIDIWIGEKDFLDQGFGSEMMRLAIDLCFEDLHVTEIWIDPLLSNTRAHKFYQRLGFKPIEIRWFGQDECLVHVLQRSDYASTSAVRNL
- the htpG gene encoding molecular chaperone HtpG, producing the protein MSQVETGKISVETENIFPIIKKWLYSEKDIFLRELISNACDAIAKLKKVALSEEFEGGTDYKVNLSFDQTARTLTIEDNGIGMTDEEVKKYINQIAFSGATEFAKKYSTEENKAEIIGHFGLGFYSSFMVSKKVEIQTKSYKKGSVGVAWESETGTDFKISTNDKQDRGTKIILHLDSDSGEYLDAYKLKELIKKYCDFLPVPISVSDEQANKMRPLWSESPSSVKPEDYKEFYNYLFPFQAEPLFHIHLNVDYPFRLQGILYFPKLTHELEAAKNGVKLYCNHVFVSDEANELIPQFLTILKGTIDIPDLPLNVSRSYLQSEPLVKKISAHIIKKIADKLTEDFKKDRETYEKNWHDISIFVKYGMMMEEKFYESVKDALLFKTSEDKFTTLQEYWDKNKEKNNNKIFYANETEKTSVYMDLLRSQGLEAVLVDSRIDSHFLQHLEGKNPDWKFQRVDSELADQVVDKDASAGVVDQNNKTENDRIQEFFQKALGREGLEIKVSSLKSADVPAVILLPEYIRRMSEMNTMMNSEMAGTLLKNHTLMINASSGLVKNALKAFESVNASKGELLAAQIYDLALISSKVLGEKELGEFTKRSAKLLEELTA
- a CDS encoding BatD family protein, with the translated sequence MKKTLSQTFHFQYRIIKIVLVCFVFFPIGVGANDFEFRLSAQKVAKGEPLTIEFVAQGSKNLKPVSKSFTEGSITAVYSGIVSETKIINLKTTSYTILRFNLMHNKPGKFRVPPISVLVDGSKYTISETYFEVSNEVYQNNHQNRSPYGMFGNFFHEDIETQMSEMDAKLKFQTSKSKIYVGEPIIGYFVFYYRNSRKPHFERNPNESIRFPFFTSELLTGVKISYPEEIPIDSLGKQTLYNAIPYNREIYALTPLKDGKFEIGSTKFDYTNSNRMHYLTHTIHSEPKSIEVNGLPPGAPKSFSGEVGEMDMIAVYNGEQVKRGEPWNYEIKISGLGLCNNIKDPLITNIPKNFPGRIVNLSTNKNQKFTEIQPGVYGFRCEVSFLYGVFLEKSNSPYKIEFSFFNPKLGKYVTTNIQFPKLVIDANSIQKSSNEDSSSDFTKEMQIGWEFYTIGFLSVFGFIAWTIYRFFLLPKANNVSEALSQVQKIAGMKSGLLLEKALMQNGYDGEQAKFLRSLRDKYIDQKFTEILSIVDGREKEILNEYFNVGVKK